The following is a genomic window from Candidatus Methylomirabilota bacterium.
CCCTCCGAGAGGGGGCCGCCCGAGTGGGTGCAGGTGTCGCCGATCGCGTAGAAGGTCCCGTTCTCATTGAAGAGGGCAATCCGTTCTCCCTCCAGTTCCACCAGGATTCCCGTTCCGGCAGCAATATCTTTGGTCTCAGCGACCTTGATGAATTCGCCCATAGTTCCTCCCTTGCAGC
Proteins encoded in this region:
- a CDS encoding non-heme iron oxygenase ferredoxin subunit, yielding MGEFIKVAETKDIAAGTGILVELEGERIALFNENGTFYAIGDTCTHSGGPLSEGDLDGDTVTCPWHGAQFDVKTGEAMGPPASEPVPSYRVKAEGGDILIERP